CACGTGCGCTTATTCCACGCACGCGCTGACATAATGTTGATGTGTAATGGTACAGATAGAAGGGCTTACTTGTTGGTAATACTATGCTTCTGTAGGAAGGTCCATCAGATCTAGTAAACAGAGATGCAATGATGTgatattattataaatgtagactttttttgtgttgaaatgCATTAAGTCATTAAGTTGAAACAAtgtctgaacttttttttataatttcttttttgatcAACTGGAAGTAAACTTATGTTTCGTGGAGTCAGACATacgtttttaatttgtattttttccgATCTtgtgagttaagcctttttcattttttcaactgattttatagttcgttcttatgttgtactgtgaAACCACTGTCCCAGGCTAGGGAAAGGGTTGGAATCCGgccaacatgtttaactccgccacattctgtatgtatgtaccTGCCTTAAGTcggaagcctgtaattcagtggttgtcgtttgtttgtttgttacatatttggtttttCGTACATagattaggccgttagttttctcctttaattttttgtaatagTCATTTCAATGCCTTTTTTATAGCTGATTCaagcgatatgggctttgctcattgttggaggccgtacggtgacccataTTCGttaattctgtgtcattttggtctcttttctAATTGGCAGTAACACAACATCTTCTCTTTatcttattataaaaaaaagtcaaggataaaattgagaatggaaatggggaatgtgtcaaagagacaacaacccgaccaaataaaaaacaacagcagaaggtcaccaacaggtcttcaatgaagcgagaatttcccgcacccggaggcgaccttcagctggcccctaaacaaatatatactagttcagtgataatgaacgccatactaatttccaaattgtacacaagaaactaatatagaaataatacaagactaactaaggccagaggctcctgacttgggacaggcgcaaaaatgcggcggggttaaacatgtttgtgagatctcaaccctccccatatacctctaaccaatgtagaaaaataaacgcatagcaatacgcacattaaaattcagttcaatagaagtccgagtctgatgtcagaagacgtaaccaaagaaaataaacaaaatgacaataatacataaataacaacagactactagcagttaactgacatgccagctccagacttcaattaaactgactgaaagattatgatttcatcttGAGATGTGCACTGTCTGATAATTATCTACAAGAAAAGCGTacttttctccttttttatgtGATTAACACCAATTATAAAGTACTAACATGAGGTCGGAAAATTACATAAAGATAAATTCTTATAAAGAAAGAATGTTTTGAATAATGATATAcctgcaacagtagtatatcctTGTGTATCTATTATAGGTTCCATCTGGAAGAATTCCTTTCTTTGAGTTTGCATTATTGTGGTCTTCGTCATCCCAATATATAATGCCAGTTCTGAATCCttaaaaagagattttttttatctgttattattacatttacaatattaaagaaTTTTCGACAGTCACGTGTTAACACTTATTATCTGTTTTATTACGCTTTGACACGAACTTTCTGATTCTACAAGTATTTttgggttaaacatattttatttcggTACACCGCTTCattaaatcaaaaatgaaatgcGAAATGTTTAAAACCATTGCAAGCCCTGTGACAACTGCTGGGATATTACTTTTAAGGAAATTGTATCAatcaatttctgttttttttaagcaTTTTCATTTATGCCATGTCACATACGattcattgatatggtcatatttatcaAGAATTTTAATAGTCTACCCATACAAACAATTACATTTAggtaatgaaataaaatttcagcTCAACAGCCAGTTCATCAGTTTtgacatgatttatatttttatgattttaaggTGAAACTCTATAGAAATATTGAATCTTAAATCTTCATAATAATCCTATCTAAAATTGTCCgttgataaattttgaaattataaagtaACTTAGGTTTCATTTCCCTCAGGAAAAGCAGGTCTTAGatggatttggctatttattAGGGTCTTTTCGGTCATATAGCTCTGCCATTGTTGTGGTTCTTATCAATCATtggattcaaatatttttttttagccttGCCGATGAAAGTTaaccagaaaagcgcttcagaCGCATGCAACTataaaacttttggttttattaattttccgAAAGCCAATAAAACTACAGACTTACCTGAAGGACAGGAACCTCCTTTCCTGGCAGTACAATAATTTCCACGTGGCCAGGATCCTGATCCACCATATGTTGTTTTGGTACAGTACAGCTTTGTGTTTCTGCCGAAAATACCTGGTGGTATATAACAGTAAGTcgaatatgcatatatatcacattattttaaaatcatcttGACAGTTTCgagtatatatagaaaaaacttTCTTTCGAGTCATATCTCGGTCTAACTTTGTTATTGAAATATCGTCGTGTTAATTTGCCATGATTGTTTTTTATCAAACCATGTACAAAGTGATCGGTTCAAGAATGATTCCAATTTATGTATATGCTCTCATCATAgctaccaggattaaattttgtttttacgcgcgtttcgtctacaaaagacaactctccacaagagaccaatatgacacagatattaacaactataggttaccgtacgaccttcaacaacgagcaaagcccataccgaatactgagctttaaaaggccccgaactgacaatgtatttaacaattcaaaccaTAAAACTAGCGGCctaaattatgtacaaaaaaatgaacgaaaaacaaatatgtaacacttagacaaacaacaaccactgaattacaggctccttacttgaatgttcataacatactaaatgtatgttctcATTGCGAAGCAAGACATCTCGGCACATTACAAACTCGGGACATGTTAACTCGGCATACTGTAAACTCGGCACATTACAAACTCGGCATATTACAAACTCGGTACattcataataaaaatgtatcaGATTTATTATTGTGCCAATAAAGACTAATCACTGCAGCCAATACAAAGaatgacatttttatttgtcGTTAACTTTTCATTTAGTGTCTGTATGGTATTTATAGAGAGATTTTGTGTACA
This is a stretch of genomic DNA from Mytilus trossulus isolate FHL-02 chromosome 6, PNRI_Mtr1.1.1.hap1, whole genome shotgun sequence. It encodes these proteins:
- the LOC134723085 gene encoding uncharacterized protein LOC134723085, which translates into the protein MCLCWKTAQNDKLEPVFFEGQMPLDFLQDLICSCIFGRNTKLYCTKTTYGGSGSWPRGNYCTARKGGSCPSGFRTGIIYWDDEDHNNANSKKGILPDGTYNRYTRIYYCCRSDGPSYRSIVLPTSKPFYLYHYTSTLCQRVRGISAREEFVKTDDKDTHNYSADGGSHPKKIETTRIQYCYYSSLQLLSS